The Canis lupus familiaris isolate Mischka breed German Shepherd chromosome 27, alternate assembly UU_Cfam_GSD_1.0, whole genome shotgun sequence genome window below encodes:
- the KRT5 gene encoding keratin, type II cytoskeletal 5 (The RefSeq protein has 1 substitution, 1 frameshift compared to this genomic sequence): protein MSRQSSVSFRSGGSRSFSAASAITPSVSRTSFTSVSRSGGGGGGFGRVSLGGACGAGGYGSRSLYNLGGSKRISISTSGGGFRNRFGAGAGAGGGYGFGGGAGSGFGFGGGAGAGFGLGGGAGFGGGFGGPGFPVCPPGGIQEVTVNQSLLTPLNLQIDPTIQRVRTEEREQIKTLNNKFASFIDKVRFLEQQNKVLDTKWTLLQEQGTKTVRQNLEPLFEQYINNLRRQLDSILGERGRLDSELRNMQDLVEDFKNKYEDEINKRTTAENEFVMLKKDVDAAYMNKVELEAKVDALMDEINFMKMFFEAELSQMQTHVSDTSVVLSMDNNRSLDLDSIIAEVKAQYEDIANRSRTEAESWYQTKYEELQQTAGRHGDDLRNTKQEISEMNRMIQRLRAEIDNVKKQCANLQNAIADAEQRGELALKDAKNKLAELEEALQKAKQDMARLLREYQELMNTKLALDVEIATYRKLLEGEECRLSGEGVGPVNISVITNSMSSAYGGGSGFGGGSGFGGGLGGGLGGGLGGGLGGGGSGSYYSSSSGGVGLGGGLSVGGSGFSAGSGRSLGMGFGSGGGSSSSVKFVSTTSSSRKSFKS from the exons ATGTCTCGCCAGTCGAGTGTATCCTTCCGGAGCGGGGGCAGCCGTAGCTTCAGCGCTGCCTCTGCCATTACCCCGTCTGTCTCCCGCACCAGCTTCACCTCCGTGTCCCGGTCCGGGGGTGGCGGTGGCGGCTTTGGCAGGGTCAGCCTAGGGGGTGCTTGTGGAGCAGGTGGCTATGGCAGCCGCAGCCTCTACAACCTGGGAGGCTCCAAGAGGATCTCCATCAGCACTAGTGGTGGCGGCTTCAGGAACCGATTTGGCGCAGGTGCTGGTGCTGGAGGCGGCTATGGCTTCGGAGGTGGAGCCGGGAGTGGATTTGGCTTTGGCGGTGGAGCTGGTGCAGGCTTTGGGCTCGGTGGCGGCGCTGGCTTTGGAGGTGGCTTCGGTGGCCCTGGCTTCCCCGTGTGCCCTCCCGGAGGCATCCAAGAGGTCACGGTCAACCAGAGCCTCCTGACTCCCCTCAACCTGCAAATCGACCCCACCATCCAGCGGGTGAGGACGGAGGAGCGCGAGCAGATCAAGACCCTCAACAACAAGTTCGCCTCCTTCATCGACAAG GTGCGCTTCCTGGAGCAACAGAACAAGGTCCTGGACACCAAGTGGACTCTGCTCCAGGAGCAGGGCACCAAGACCGTGAGGCAGAACCTGGAGCCCCTGTTTGAGCAGTACATCAACAACCTCAGGAGACAGCTGGACAGCATCCTGGGGGAGAGGGGCCGCCTGGACTCGGAGCTGAGGAACATGCAGGACCTGGTGGAGGACTTCAAGAACAA GTACGAAGATGAAATCAACAAGCGTACCACTGCTGAGAATGAGTTTGTGATGCTGAAGAAG GACGTGGACGCTGCCTACATGAACAAGGTGGAGCTAGAGGCCAAGGTTGATGCCCTGATGGATGAGATCAACTTCATGAAGATGTTCTTTGAGGCG GAGCTGTCCCAGATGCAGACGCATGTCTCGGACACATCCGTGGTCCTGTCCATGGACAACAACCGCTCCCTGGACCTGGACAGCATCATCGCTGAGGTCAAGGCCCAGTATGAGGACATCGCCAACCGTAGCCGGACGGAAGCTGAGTCCTGGTACCAGACCAAG TATGAGGAGCTGCAGCAGACAGCAGGCCGTCACGGGGATGATCTCCGCAACACCAAGCAAGAGATCTCTGAGATGAACCGGATGATCCAGAGGCTGAGAGCCGAGATTGACAATGTCAAGAAGCAG TGCGCCAACCTGCAGAATGCCATCGCTGATGCTGAGCAGCGCGGGGAGCTGGCCCTCAAGGATGCCAAGAACAAGCTGGCTGAGCTGGAGGAGGCCCTGCAGAAGGCCAAGCAGGACATGGCCCGGCTGCTGAGGGAGTACCAGGAGCTCATGAACACCAAGCTGGCCCTGGACGTGGAGATCGCCACCTACAGGAAGCTGCTGGAGGGCGAGGAGTGCAG acTGAGTGGAGAAGGAGTTGGACCAGTCAACATCT CTGTCATCACAAACAGCGTGTCCTCTGCCTACGGCGGCGGCAGTGGTTTTGGTGGAGGCAGTGGCTTTGGTGGTGGCCTCGGTGGCGGTCTGGGC GGTGGTCTTGGCGGTGGTCTTGGAGGAGGTGGCAGCGGGAGCTACTACTCCAGCAGCAGTGGAGGCGTCGGCCTGGGTGGTGGGCTCAGTGTAGGGGGCTCTGGCTTCAGTGCAGGCAGTGGCCGAAGCCTGGGAATGGGCTTTGGCAGTGGCGGGGGCAGCAGCTCCAGTGTCAAGTTTGTCTCTACCACCTCCTCTTCCCGGAAGAGTTTCAAGAGTTAA